In the genome of Deltaproteobacteria bacterium, one region contains:
- the porA gene encoding pyruvate ferredoxin oxidoreductase: protein MHDDVRRRIGIEVSLGHAEAVKLCNVDAIAAYPITPQTHIVEHLSELCADGEIDAAYVPVESEHSAMSACIGMSATGCRTFTATSSQGLALMHEVLFIASGMRFPIVMTVVNRALSAPLNIWGDQSDIMANRDIGWIQLFGNNGQECYDLTPMCFKIAEDHRVLLPTILNIDGFTVSHVVEPIETLTREDVDGFLPPYEPVLRLDVDKPAMFGAVGHPDVYTEVKKVLDDTLIASRTVIDEVFEEFGQRFGRTYKAVEEYRTEDADTIVFTIGGTIGEIAHVSVDALRAEGHKVGQVLLRVWRPFPYDDIRRVLDGRKCVVVYDRALSFGGPGGPVASEIRAAMYGRPGAPPIHSIVAALGGRDIRWRHIVDQVKQAQIRALEGPFPPYEMVGVRQ from the coding sequence ATGCACGACGACGTCCGCCGCCGGATCGGCATCGAGGTCTCGCTCGGGCACGCCGAGGCGGTGAAACTTTGCAACGTGGATGCGATCGCGGCCTACCCCATCACCCCGCAGACGCACATCGTGGAGCATCTGTCCGAACTGTGCGCCGACGGCGAGATCGACGCCGCTTACGTTCCGGTCGAGAGCGAACACTCGGCGATGAGCGCGTGCATCGGCATGTCGGCCACCGGGTGCCGCACCTTCACGGCGACCAGCTCGCAGGGCCTCGCGCTGATGCACGAGGTGCTCTTCATCGCGTCGGGAATGCGGTTTCCCATCGTGATGACCGTGGTGAACCGGGCGCTGTCGGCCCCGCTCAACATCTGGGGCGACCAGTCGGACATCATGGCGAACCGCGACATCGGATGGATCCAACTTTTCGGCAACAACGGTCAGGAGTGCTACGACCTCACCCCGATGTGCTTCAAGATCGCCGAGGACCATCGCGTCCTTCTGCCGACGATCCTGAACATCGACGGGTTCACGGTCTCGCACGTCGTCGAACCGATCGAGACGCTGACCCGGGAAGACGTGGACGGGTTCCTGCCGCCCTACGAACCGGTGCTGCGGCTCGACGTGGACAAGCCGGCGATGTTCGGCGCGGTCGGCCACCCCGACGTTTATACCGAGGTAAAAAAGGTCCTGGACGACACGCTGATCGCCTCGCGGACCGTCATCGACGAGGTTTTCGAGGAATTCGGTCAGCGATTCGGACGCACCTACAAGGCGGTCGAGGAATACAGGACCGAGGACGCTGACACGATCGTGTTCACGATCGGCGGCACCATCGGCGAAATCGCCCACGTTTCGGTCGACGCGCTTCGAGCCGAAGGCCACAAGGTCGGTCAGGTGTTGCTGCGCGTGTGGCGGCCATTTCCGTATGACGACATCCGTCGCGTGCTCGATGGACGCAAGTGCGTCGTCGTGTACGACCGGGCGCTGTCGTTCGGCGGCCCCGGCGGGCCCGTGGCATCGGAGATTCGCGCGGCCATGTACGGCCGGCCCGGCGCGCCGCCGATCCACTCGATCGTCGCGGCGCTCGGTGGGCGCGACATCCGCTGGCGGCACATCGTCGATCAGGTGAAGCAGGCGCAGATCCGCGCGCTGGAGGGGCCGTTCCCTCCCTACGAAATGGTGGGGGTGCGGCAATGA